GGTTGTGGAGGAACATGTAAATGCATGGTTTCAGCGATTGTATTTGCTTTCATTTGTGCATCTCGCAATGCTAAAGATAAGGCCTGTTGATAGTAGTCATCTACATGATCTATTTTAAATTGAATGCCTGAAACACGATTTGCACCATTCTTTACTGCCGTATCTATAACAGTACCTACTTGGTTAATGTCTCTCACTTTCACAGTTATAGCATTCATTACTTCATATCCTCTAAAAACTTGCTTACCATCAAAATAATCATAAGTTGGTGTAATCGTATAAGCTGCTGTTTGAATATCTTCTCTCGAAATGCCTAATGCTAAAAGTGATTGAATCACACGATTCATAATTGCTGCATTTTCCTGAGATGCCGTACTAACTTCTT
This window of the Rummeliibacillus pycnus genome carries:
- a CDS encoding SIMPL domain-containing protein, giving the protein MNHQIANSLLRVITVIGNGKITAIPNYVQLQIEVLTNGKEVSTASQENAAIMNRVIQSLLALGISREDIQTAAYTITPTYDYFDGKQVFRGYEVMNAITVKVRDINQVGTVIDTAVKNGANRVSGIQFKIDHVDDYYQQALSLALRDAQMKANTIAETMHLHVPPQPIEVIEENTVEPVLYKTAAMASQNFATPIEQGLITISAALRVKFQF